One segment of Sphingomonas telluris DNA contains the following:
- a CDS encoding glycoside hydrolase family 16 protein, with translation MSPLMLLLLAGQSTFTVTNASYDGRVERPADARLVWADEFEGHALDQARWVYDTAFNKQGWFNKERQYYSAGRPENIRVANGVLTIEARHEKLDPAKFPDWGGQDYTSARIYSKGPGWTYGFYEVRAKLPCARGSWPAIWMLPVDMKTWPDDGEIDIMEQVGAEPNLIYASLHTGLFNHVKKTQRSAQKLLPTSCSEFHRYQLDWRPDSITIGVDDRGILRVRNDQPGGKGAWPFDTPFKMILNLAIGGDWAGAKGIDDAAMPQRMEVDYFRVWQVAPGERG, from the coding sequence ATGTCGCCGCTCATGCTCCTTCTCCTTGCCGGCCAATCGACCTTTACGGTCACCAACGCCTCCTATGACGGTCGGGTCGAGCGTCCCGCGGATGCTCGCCTCGTGTGGGCTGATGAATTCGAAGGGCATGCGCTGGATCAAGCGCGCTGGGTGTATGACACCGCCTTCAACAAGCAGGGCTGGTTCAACAAGGAGCGCCAATATTATTCAGCGGGACGGCCCGAGAACATTCGCGTCGCGAACGGCGTCCTGACGATCGAGGCGCGGCACGAGAAGCTCGATCCCGCGAAATTCCCCGACTGGGGAGGTCAGGATTACACGTCGGCGCGCATCTATTCGAAGGGACCGGGGTGGACCTACGGATTCTATGAAGTTCGTGCGAAGCTCCCCTGCGCCCGGGGCAGCTGGCCGGCGATCTGGATGCTCCCGGTCGACATGAAGACGTGGCCCGATGACGGCGAGATCGACATCATGGAGCAGGTCGGGGCGGAACCGAACCTGATCTACGCTTCGCTTCACACTGGCCTCTTCAATCACGTGAAGAAGACCCAGCGCAGCGCCCAGAAGCTGCTGCCGACGAGCTGCAGTGAGTTCCACCGCTACCAGCTCGACTGGAGGCCGGACTCGATCACCATCGGCGTCGACGATCGCGGTATCCTACGGGTGCGCAACGACCAGCCGGGAGGGAAGGGCGCCTGGCCCTTCGACACGCCGTTCAAGATGATCCTCAACCTCGCCATCGGCGGCGATTGGGCAGGGGCCAAGGGGATCGATGATGCCGCCATGCCTCAGCGCATGGAGGTCGATTATTTTCGTGTGTGGCAGGTGGCGCCGGGCGAGCGCGGGTAA